The stretch of DNA CGTGTTCTTTTTGACTAAATTTCCACAAGTATGGCCAATCTTAATATTTTTGCCTATAATCATTATTTTGTTTCACCAAATTAGAAAGCATTATGAATCCGTTGGAGAACAGCTTAGGATTAACCCGAATGAACCAGTCGTACCTATTGAAGGGAATATCATCATTGTTCCTGTTGCGGGTATTACTCAAGTAGTGGAAAACTCTTTAAACTATGCGAAGTCACTTTCCGCTGACCATATTATCGCTGTTTACGTGTCTTTTGAAAGGGAAGACGAAAAAAGGTTTGAGGAAAAATGGAAGCAATGGCAGCCTGATATTAGACTAGTGACTTTGCATTCCTACTATAGAAGTATTATTAGTCCACTCACCAAATTTATTGATACAGTTGAGCATAAAGCAAGTGAAGCAAACTACCAAGTTACGGTCGTTATCCCTCAATTTATTCCGAAGAAGGGCTGGCACCATATTCTTCATAATCAATCTGGTTTACTGATTCATTCTTATTTGCTTTATCGAAGAAAAGTAATTATCACTACTGTACCTTATCGTTTCAAAAAGTAAAAAATGGGAGAACAAGAAACCAAAAAGAGTAGCCATGAAAACTAAGCAGTTCATGGGCATGAGTGTGGCAAAACCAGACTCATGCCTTTTATTTTTCCACGTTGAGCGAACGAAAAAACTTGCATTAATAAAAACAATATTATAATATTTAAATCGAAATCATTACGTTTTACGTTGAAAATATTTTTATTAACTTAAAAATGAAGAGCAAATTATCTCTTTTAAATCGTAATGATTTTGATTAAAACAAAGAGGTGAAAGAATAGTGAAGAAAATACCAGTTACTGTGCTAAGCGGCTACTTAGGATCGGGGAAAACGACATTATTAAACCATATATTATCGAATCGTGAGAATAAAAAGATTGCTGTAATTGTGAATGATATGAGTGAAGTAAATATCGACGCCTCGATGATCAAGCAAGGAGGCTTTTCACGAACAGATGAGAAATTAGTTGAGCTTCAAAATGGCTGTATATGCTGTACGTTAAGAGAAGACTTAATGATTGAAGTGGAAAGACTTGTTCAAGCAGGGAATATTGACTATATCTTGATTGAATCAACCGGAATTTCAGAGCCAATTCCTGTAGCCCAAACATTTACATATGTAGATGATAGTCTTGGAATAAATTTATCGGAGTATTGTCGTCTTGACACAATGGTAACTGTGGTGGACGCTAATCGATTTTGGCACGATTTTGCATCAGGTGAAAGCCTGCTGGATCGAAAACAAGCAATGGATGAATTAGATACTCGTGAAGTAGTCGACTTACTAATAGATCAAATTGAATTTGCAAATGTAATAATTTTGAACAAGGTTGATTTAGTAGATAACGAAAGTGTAAAGGAACTTATATCGGTTCTGCAAAGGCTAAATCCTGATGCAAAGATTATAGAAAGTGTCCATGGAAAAGTTGAATGTAATGAAATCTTGAATACTCATTTATTTGATTTTGAAGAAGCAAGTCAAGGAGCAGGATGGATGAAGGAATTAAATGAAGAGCATACACCCGAAACGGAGGAGTATGGCATTTCATCCTTTGTCTATCGGAGGAGGAAACCCTTTCATCCGGAGAGATGGACGAACTGGCTAGAAGATTGGCCAGTCGATATTGTTCGTGCAAAAGGCTTCTTTTGGCTAGCAACTCGGAATGATATGACCGGTCTACTATCGCAAGCTGGTCCTTCTATCATCCTGCAAGGTGCAGGTGAATGGCTTGCTGCTTATCCTGAAAAGGAAAGAGAAATGATTCTGAAGGAAGATCCAGAGCTCCTTGAAAGATGGGATGCAAAGTTTGGAGATCGAATGACAGAACTTGTTTTCATTGGGGTTGAGATGAAGCGAGAGGAAATTGAGTCTTCATTAGATGCATGCTTATTAACAGAAGAAGAAATGCAAATGGAATGGAATAAATTGAAAGATCCGCTTCCTCCATTTACGGCATCAGAATAATAGTGAATATCTCGAATATACACGCTACCTATAAATTATTTTGAAGGAGAAATCAATCATGAGAGTTAAAATTACGCTAGCTTGTACAGAAACAGGAGATCGAAATTACATTAGCACAAAAAATAAAAGAAATAATCCAGAACGGATTGAGTTAATGAAATACTCACCAAGGTTGAAAAAATATACTCTGCACCGTGAAACAAAATAATTTACTTTAGATG from Cytobacillus dafuensis encodes:
- a CDS encoding GTP-binding protein — translated: MVKKIPVTVLSGYLGSGKTTLLNHILSNRENKKIAVIVNDMSEVNIDASMIKQGGFSRTDEKLVELQNGCICCTLREDLMIEVERLVQAGNIDYILIESTGISEPIPVAQTFTYVDDSLGINLSEYCRLDTMVTVVDANRFWHDFASGESLLDRKQAMDELDTREVVDLLIDQIEFANVIILNKVDLVDNESVKELISVLQRLNPDAKIIESVHGKVECNEILNTHLFDFEEASQGAGWMKELNEEHTPETEEYGISSFVYRRRKPFHPERWTNWLEDWPVDIVRAKGFFWLATRNDMTGLLSQAGPSIILQGAGEWLAAYPEKEREMILKEDPELLERWDAKFGDRMTELVFIGVEMKREEIESSLDACLLTEEEMQMEWNKLKDPLPPFTASE
- the rpmG gene encoding 50S ribosomal protein L33, yielding MRVKITLACTETGDRNYISTKNKRNNPERIELMKYSPRLKKYTLHRETK